From one Triticum aestivum cultivar Chinese Spring chromosome 4B, IWGSC CS RefSeq v2.1, whole genome shotgun sequence genomic stretch:
- the LOC123093775 gene encoding peroxidase 5: MEAPAARGGARMRLRLVSLVVVVAMAAATARAQLQVGYYDTLCPAAEIIVQQEVSKGVSGSPGTAAGLLRLHFHDCFVRGCDGSVLLDSTPGNQAEKDAPPNSSLRGFEVIDAAKTRLEQACYGVVSCADVLAFAARDALALVGGSSYQVPAGRRDGNVSVAGETNGNLPPPTANVNQLNQIFGSKGLSQAQMVALSGAHTVGMAQCSSFSSRLYSYGTNGGKDPSMDPAYLATLTTQCPQSGASQPVAMDPVTPNTFDTNYYANVAANRGLLASDQALLADNSTAAQVLGYTASPGTFQTDFASAMVAMGAIGVLTDNQGTIRTNCRVVG; encoded by the exons ATGGAGGCGCCGGCGGCCAGAGGAGGAGCGCGAATGCGGCTCCGGCTGGTgtccctggtggtggtggtggcgatggcggcggcgacggcgcgggcgcAGCTGCAGGTCGGGTACTACGACACGCTGTGCCCGGCGGCGGAGATCATCGTGCAGCAGGAGGTCAGCAAGGGGGTGTCCGGCAGCCCCGGcaccgccgccggcctcctccggctccacttccacgactgcttcgtcagG GGCTGCGACGGGTCGGTGCTGCTGGACTCGACGCCGGGCAACCAGGCGGAGAAGGACGCGCCGCCAAACTCGAGCCTCCGCGGGTTCGAGGTGATCGACGCGGCCAAGACGCGGCTGGAGCAGGCCTGCTACGgcgtcgtctcctgcgccgacgtgCTCGCCTTCGCCGCCAGAGACGCCCTCGCCCTG GTCGGAGGCAGCTCGTACCAGGTGCCGGCCGGGCGACGAGACGGCAACGTCTCGGTGGCGGGGGAGACCAACGGGAacctgccgccgccgaccgccAACGTGAACCAGCTCAACCAGATCTTCGGCTCCAAGGGCCTCTCCCAGGCCCAGATGGTCGCGCTCTCAG GGGCGCACACGGTGGGTATGGCGCAGTGCAGCTCCTTCAGCAGCCGGCTCTACTCGTACGGGACCAACGGCGGCAAGGACCCCAGCATGGACCCGGCCTACCTGGCCACGCTCACCACGCAGTGCCCGCAGTCCGGCGCCAGCCAGCCCGTGGCCATGGACCCCGTCACGCCCAACACCTTCGACACCAACTACTACGCCAACGTCGCCGCCAACCGCGGCCTGCTCGCCTCCGACCAGGCCCTCCTCGCCGACAACAGCACCGCCGCGCAGGTCCTCGGCTACACCGCCAGCCCCGGCACCTTCCAGACCGACTTTGCCAGCGCCATGGTCGCCATGGGCGCCATCGGCGTGCTCACCGACAACCAAGGCACCATCAGGACCAACTGCAGGGTCGTCGGCTAG
- the LOC123089528 gene encoding peroxidase 5: MALVVVVGAAVVAMWLLAGEARAQAQLQVGFYAHSCPQAEVIVRDEVGRAVSAYPGFAAGLVRLHFHDCFVKGCDASVLLDSTANSTAEKDASPNKSLRGFEVIDAAKKRLEAACAGTVSCADILAFAARDSVVLAGGSPYGVPAGRRDGNVSAASDAQASLPPPTANVAHLTEAFAKNGLSQEDMVTLSGAHTVGVTHCSSFSARLHGYNATTGTGQDPAMDAAKAAELARQCPPGSPNAVPMDAGSPNTFDTGYFRALLANQGVLASDQTLTSDNATAALVAQNAGNVYLFVTRFGDAMVRMGGIRVLTGGDGQIRTNCRVVN, translated from the exons ATGGCGTTGGTCGTGGTGGTTGGCGCCGCGGTTGTCGCAATGTGGCTACTGGCCGGTGAGGCGCGAGCGCAGGCGCAGCTCCAGGTAGGGTTCTACGCGCACTCGTGCCCCCAGGCGGAGGTCATCGTCAGGGACGAGGTCGGCCGGGCCGTCAGCGCCTACCCTGGCTTCGCCGCCGGCCTCGTCCGCCTccacttccacgactgcttcgtcaaG GGCTGCGACGCGTCGGTGCTGCTGGACTCGACGGCCAACAGCACGGCGGAGAAGGACGCCTCGCCCAACAAGAGCCTCAGGGGGTTCGAGGTCATCGACGCCGCCAAGAAGCGCCTGGAGGCCGCTTGCGCCGGGaccgtctcctgcgccgacataCTCGCCTTCGCCGCCCGTGACAGCGTCGTCCTG GCCGGCGGTAGCCCGTACGGCGTCCcggccgggcggagggacggcaaCGTGTCGGCGGCGTCCGACGCGCAGGCGAGCTTGCCCCCGCCCACGGCGAACGTGGCTCACCTCACTGAAGCCTTTGCAAAGAATGGGCTTTCCCAAGAGGACATGGTCACGCTTTCAG GCGCGCACACGGTCGGCGTGACGCACTGCAGCTCCTTCAGCGCGCGGCTGCACGGGTACAACGCCACCACGGGCACGGGCCAGGACCCGGCAATGGACGCGGCCAAGGCGGCGGAGCTGGCGCGGCAGTGCCCGCCGGGGAGCCCGAACGCGGTGCCCATGGACGCCGGCAGCCCCAACACGTTCGACACGGGCTACTTCCGCGCCCTGCTGGCCAACCAGGGCGTCCTCGCCTCCGACCAGACGCTCACGTCCGACAACGCCACGGCCGCGCTCGTGGCGCAGAACGCCGGCAACGTCTACCTGTTCGTGACCCGGTTCGGCGACGCCATGGTGAGGATGGGCGGCATCCGGGTGCTCACCGGCGGCGACGGCCAGATACGCACCAACTGCAGGGTCGTAAACTGA
- the LOC123089527 gene encoding syntaxin-52 gives MSNVNRPHPVLPMATFQPKGFAPSPAPSPLEQWTKRFQEAERLVEEVMGNIAERGSVPASLPLELKRRTGEIRRKVAILETRLSLMREDLDRLPNRNVKEMRKLAEKFDALELKVKEVAAPFTMKKHSSNRNELLGPSDHRCTVVDIKSTANMENQEIVQLQRNIMKEQDECLDRLEETIVSTKHIALAINEELDLHVRLIDDLDERVEDTSTQLQRAQKKLKSLNTRMRKSGSCTGILMTVIAGVIFVAVVWALIKF, from the exons ATGTCCAACGTCAACCGGCCGCATCCGGTTCTCCCGATGGCGACCTTCCAGCCCAAGG GGTTTGCGCCGTCGCCGGCGCCGTCGCCATTGGAGCAATGGACGAAGCGGTTCCAGGAGGCCGAGCGGCTGGTGGAGGAGGTGATGGGGAACATCGCCGAGAGGGGGTCCGTCCCGGCGTCGCTGCCGCTGGAGCTGAAGCGCCGGACCGGGGAGATCCGGCGGAAGGTGGCCATCCTCGAGACCCGGCTGAGCCTCATGAGGGAGGACCTCGACCGACTCCCCAACAG GAACGTGAAGGAGATGCGCAAACTGGCGGAGAAGTTCGACGCTCTGGAGCTGAAGGTGAAGGAGGTGGCTGCGCCGTTCACCATGAAGAAGCACTCGTCCAACAG GAACGAGCTGCTCGGACCGAGCGACCACAGGTGCACGGTGGTGGACATAAAGAGCACGGCCAACATGGAGAACCAGGAGATTGTCCAGCTGCAGAGGAACATTATGAAAG AGCAAGATGAGTGTCTGGACAGGCTGGAGGAGACCATTGTCAGCACGAAGCACATAGCGCTGGCGATCAACGAGGAGCTGGACCTGCACGTCAGGCTAATT GATGATCTGGACGAGAGGGTCGAGGACACGAGCACCCAGCTGCAG CGCGCGCAGAAGAAGCTCAAGTCTCTCAACACGCGGATGCGTAAAAGTGGGTCCTGCACGGGCATCCTCATGACGGTCATCGCAGGTGTGATCTTCGTTGCCGTGGTCTGGGCTCTGATCAAGTTCTAG